A stretch of DNA from Nicotiana tabacum cultivar K326 unplaced genomic scaffold, ASM71507v2 Un00006, whole genome shotgun sequence:
GGCAACAGGCCGAGGAAGTGGGGTTTGATTCTCCTGACGTACCATTGTAATTTGTAAGCAAGCCAATGCTAATGCATATGCCACTAATCTTGTAAAAACGTTCAAGTTTAGAAAATTTGCATATTATCAGCAGTCAGTATATGAGCGCACTCATTATATTAAGCTCAAGCTCTCTATATagattattttcttaaaaaaacaaatatatatatgcatgtaaTGTATATGAGTACCACGCACTTTCAAAGGGGGTCAATTgatttttttgacattttacaaaCTTGTTTTTACTTTTATGACCCTactttttttacaaaaatttacTTTTACACTTAAGAGATCTTtcatttacacataagagatctaaaaagTACATTTCTTAAATTCAACATTGAAAAAGACCAAGAAGGCCTAAAATCCCTTTCAAAAGAAGTACACAAGAGTTTAATTTCTAGTGTATTCCGAAGCAGTACCCTCTCGGTCTTAAATTGTTAAGGGAGCTTTGATTGATAATGTTGTTCTTTTCACCTGGAAGATGAAATGAAAATGTGATGAACCTTGTTGCAAGTCAAAAGATTAATTGTATGCTAACATAACAAAACTTGATTTTCCTACCCTGTTACATTAAACTTTCTCAAGACTTGGTATATACATTGCCACTGCTAATTGCGTTTCAAAAACTACATTGATTCTAATGCTCACTAAACATTTAGATGTGTCTTGTGACCGAATAACTGAGCCTGTTCTGCTGAGTGACCAATGCACAAGCTGGAAAGCTTTCATTTTGACCAAGGTCCTTTAGACTTTCTTCAGAGAGCTTCTCATAGCTTAGGACACCACACAtctttatcttttcttcttcagaTAAACCATATTTATGTACCTGTTACAAAATCAAGAGTTAATAAAGTTCTATGCATCAACGGCgtcaaaataatacaaaaaacaGATCACTTAATTAAAAGGTATGTAATAGCAAGTAGCTAATTATATGTAAAAAGAATATTGATTTGTAACCTATAATAAATACTACTCCGTAAATAGCCTGCTATAACAGGTTAAATTATAGAGTCAAGTGTATATAAGTTACATCTTAAAATGAAACATTAGTTCATTTCTACAATATTTCCAGGCTTAGTGTGACAGGGCTAAAGGTTTATACAACAAAAAGACAATAACAGAGAACTGATTTTTGAGAACATCAAACCAGTTTTGAGTGTGAAAACACTAGTGAAAGATGTCTTACCTTGAGGTACATATCCATGGCAAGATAAATTGTGTCATATGATTCTCTTGCAATATCAGGCAGTGCTGCTGCCAATGCCAAAAACTTGCAAGGTTTAAGATAAGGATCAGGTGCCACTTCCATGATATATAGATCTGTTAACTCAGCAACGTTTTTCAGTTGATACATCAATAATTTTTCGCGGCTATTGGAGAGGAATATGTCAAGCAACCTCAGAACTAAATTTACATTATAAGCACTTTTTTCCCCTGCTGGAGAAGGAATAAGCAAATCATCAAGTTTAACTCTATCTAACTGCGAGCCAATCAAATATTCTAACTTCCCCTTTGCACATTTGCTCATTTTCAAGGTAAAAGATGCCTGTAGAATGTCAAATAGACCTCTAATAGAGATAAAACTCCCATCAAGAGAAGAAAGGAACTTGATTATTGTCTCAATGATTCTGCATTTCTGAGCTGATGAAGCAGTGGGACATTTCACTCTTTTGTAATAAAACAGGAATGAAGAAATCACAGAATGATCCAATTTATTAGACATCATTGTCTCTATAATTCTCCTGAACATATTAAGGTTCAAAAATCCAAGATCTGCAAACCACCAGGTTGTTTGAGAACTGTAAATTCCCTTGCTTTCTGTACTAATATCCCCTGAAAACTGCATTGACGAATTGTCGGAAGAAGATGCACATGGGCTAGAAATGTTATGAAATTCAAGCCTTCCAACAACACAATCCAAGAAATCTTGAAGTATAGATGAAGATGGCAAGAAAGAAAGGAGTTGTTGGCACTTTTCCAAGCCAGTTATTAACTCAGACCATGTCATGTAATGAATCTTCTGAAAATAAGAACTCGTTTGCTCAATCAAATTTGGTTTCCCCTGCATTTCTTGATTCATTTCCAGGTAATTGGCAGCACAATGCAGTTGAAACATGTTAAAAGGAGTAATCTTTATCCTACCACCATTATAGCAAAACTTAGCAATGAGTTCAAAACAATCAGCACCTCCTGGAAATTTGTCGAAAATTAATTTCAGCCTTCTTGTTTTCCCTGTCAACTTACTGAATAATTCTCTTAATCTCCCTGAGAGAGATACAAGAATAGTCTGCAGAAGATTAAAAAGCATTAATATAAGATGGTCAGTCCAGATATTTAAAGGCTACATTTTAGTCCCTAAGAATCTTTTCCTCAAAGGAAATGGCAAAAGTATACTAAACACAAAACTTGGATGTAATAAAATTCAATGACAATGACAAAAAATTGTCAATGGGAAACAGGATATTGTAGTAAAATGTATGTTTCTCTAGGTTACCTTGTCCACCAAAAATAATTCTTGGCCATTGACATCTACCTCAAGAAGGCAACAATTTTCCATAGTCAAAGGATGGCTCCAACAGCTATAAGACAGGAAAATGAATGTTAAGAGAAACCATTAACTAGGCTGTCTTAGCTCTAGAATGATACTCAAAGGGAACAAGCAAAATGCTGAGAGATGGAGGATGAAAAGAGTTCCAAACACTGATTTCAAACTGACAAACTCGAGTTTTAAAACCATGTAGTTTATTAAGGAGGTTTCTCGACATTTGTAAACTATGCTATGTCAATGAGTGCATAGAAAATTCTAGGAAATTAGAAGCATCCAAAATAATTTAGGGCTACAATAAAGCTACAGTATTAAGATAATCCTGAAAATTAAGGGCAAAAATGGGAGTTCATTTGCTTTTTAGAACTATCTAATTCTATAAAGAATGGTATTATTactatttgagaagttaaagttTTTTCTTTGACTatgactttttcaaaaaatttaacattaaaattaaGCTATTGATCTATAGCActttttatgaaaattctaattacaatataaaagttaaaaattGAATATCCAAATTTACAGTTCTTGGTACGTAGCAGTTGATGATGT
This window harbors:
- the LOC107781270 gene encoding BTB/POZ domain-containing protein At3g22104-like, encoding MENCCLLEVDVNGQELFLVDKTILVSLSGRLRELFSKLTGKTRRLKLIFDKFPGGADCFELIAKFCYNGGRIKITPFNMFQLHCAANYLEMNQEMQGKPNLIEQTSSYFQKIHYMTWSELITGLEKCQQLLSFLPSSSILQDFLDCVVGRLEFHNISSPCASSSDNSSMQFSGDISTESKGIYSSQTTWWFADLGFLNLNMFRRIIETMMSNKLDHSVISSFLFYYKRVKCPTASSAQKCRIIETIIKFLSSLDGSFISIRGLFDILQASFTLKMSKCAKGKLEYLIGSQLDRVKLDDLLIPSPAGEKSAYNVNLVLRLLDIFLSNSREKLLMYQLKNVAELTDLYIMEVAPDPYLKPCKFLALAAALPDIARESYDTIYLAMDMYLKVHKYGLSEEEKIKMCGVLSYEKLSEESLKDLGQNESFPACALVTQQNRLSYSVTRHI